In Anopheles bellator chromosome 2, idAnoBellAS_SP24_06.2, whole genome shotgun sequence, the genomic stretch TCGGCGGGCACTTCGCAGCTCAACCTTCGCTACGGCATGAATCCGCACCAGAAGCCCGCTCAGCTGTACTCCACCCTGGAGCGATTGCCCCTGAAGGTGGTCAATGCTGCACCGGGCTTTATCAACCTGTGCGACGCACTGAACGGTTGGCAGTTGGTGCGAGAGTTGAAGCGGGCCCTCGGTATGCCGGCCGCCACCAGTTTCAAGCACGTTTCGCCGGCCGGTGCGGCCGTCGGTGTGCCACTGACGCTCGAGCAAGCGAAACTCTGTATGGTGGACGACATGCTCGACAGTCTGACGCCGCTCGCGACAGCTTATGCGCGGGCTCGCGGAGCCGACCGGATGTCGTCGTTTGGCGATTTTGTCGCCCTGTCGGACACGTGCGATCTGGCCACGGCCAAGATCATTGCGCGCGAAGTGTCCGATGGAATTATTGCGCCCGGCTATACCGAGGAAGCGCTCGATGTGTTGCGTAAGAAAAAGAACGGCTCGTACTGTGTGCTGCAGATCGATCCAACCTACGAGCCGGGACCGGTGGAGCGGAAGACACTGTTTGGGCTGCAGCTCGAGCAGCGCCGCAATGATGCCGATATCGGGAAGGCCCTGTTCACGAACATCGTAACGACGAACAAGACGTTGCCGGAGGGCGCCCTGCGAGATCTGATTGTGGCGACGATCGCACTCAAGTACACGCAAAGCAACTCGGTGTGCTACGCCAAGGACGGACAAGTGGTCGGAATCGGGGCGGGCCAACAATCGCGCATCCACTGTACGCGTCTGGCGGGCGAAAAGGTTGACAACTGGTGGTTGCGCCAACACCCGCGCGTCGCCTCGATGCAGTTCCGGAAGGGTGTGAAGCGGGCCGAAATCTCGAACGCCATCGATAACTACGTGAACGGGACGGTTGGGAAGGATATGCCGGTGGCACAGTTTGAGGCAATGCTGGAGAAGATTCCGGCACCGCTAACGCAGGAAGATCGCGAGCGATGGGCCCGCGATCTGAAGGGAGTTTCCATTGGATCGGACGCATTCTTCCCGTTCCGGGACAACGTGGATCGGGCAGTGCTGAGCGGTGTGTCGTACATCGCAAGTCCGTCCGGCTCAACGAACGATGCAGGGGTGATCGAGGCATGCAACGAACATGGCATCGTTATGGTGCACACTAATCTTCGACTCTTCCACCACTGATCGACCCCGACACGATCCATAAGACGTTGTTTTCTTGAGAAGCAATCAAGCAGTCCTGGTGGGGATCGGCTGGACGGTAATCTGCAGCTACATTTTAGCATAGTTTTGTGTTTCTGATTATTATGAAGTAcagtgatgatgatcgtgtaATAAAATGCAACTCGCGATTATATTGTGCGTTGAGTCTTTTTCATCCGTATAGTAGTCCCTTTTAGTTCCGAAATAGGAGTTTAAAAACGAACAACCTTTTCtcgaaacatttgaaaaaaaaaatgagatCGCAATATTGAATCATTATTTTCTTAACATTTTAAGCATCATGACGATGACAAAAATTTTACGCGATACTCGCTAGCAATTGGGTCGGGTCAGTAACTGCTAATGCAAAAATCCCAAAGGGATTAACATTCTATGCCTACTCCGCTGCTGCACTCTGCCATAGCAACTGGATGCCGATCAGACTTTTACCATTCAAGCACGAGTTTTGCATCACACACTTGGGCCAATGCCACCAACACTCCTGTTCCGCGTACCGGCTGGCACCGGTTCTCCAAGGTTCTTACGACTTCTTTCGTCTACGAGGATCATATTTCTGACCACACGACCTAAGCGACCGAAGAACGAGGCGAGGAACCGACCAGAACCGGCAGGGAATCACACCAAGTGACGAATGGAGCGAAACGTCGCTCGAATGTTCGGGGTTTCCTTGGATGGTGGCGGCAGATAGGCCACTGCCTGGCAGAGAACCGACGTTTGCGTGTGCGTCTAGTGGCTATTTCGAACAATACAAAAGTAGGAGTTTCGAACAATCTAGCCGACTGATAAGAGTGCGATTTGCTGATGGTGGTCGTGGCTTCGGCAGCAAGGTGGAGGGTGTAGGATTGCAGCTCGCGTTCCCGATGTACACACCACACGACGACATGATAGTGGCCGGCGAAAGACGAGATGCTGTGCGTCCACCCGGCAAGTGGAGAGAAATCTCGAGTCGAGACCCTAGAGTAACGGCAATCGCATTACCTTCTACTGATAAGACCTTACGCTAATCGGATGTGCTGTGAGTAAACAAGCACTCCCGCTAGGAGACGGCCAATAGCCAAGGCCGATTACGGCCCAGTGTAggaaaggaacgaaaaactTTAATCCATACGGTGCGGAAGAAGATGCACGGAATGCGATGACAGTGCGCGCCCGACCATCGCAGTTCGCCATGGAGGAGCCGATGATATAGACACCGGACGCATACTCCGATTGATGCCATTGCAATCCAAGCGACTTCCCAGAACAGGCcttcggtgctggtggcgtttACTTAAGGCTAGGATCGTCCTTAGATCAGAATCGTCCGATATACAGGAAGTGCGCTAGTGCCAACgtcggtgtgtgtgttcggTGTGCTTTGTGActtcaaatattgtttttgtccGCCGAGATTTCGATCCTCCGAAGGCGGGCCGTGCATACCGAACCCCTGCCGGTGGCtagtgttggtggtgcatTTTACCTTCCATCGGTTCTTGCTTCCCTCCTCCTGACGAAGGACCGTGCGCCGTGGGCTGTGCCAATGTTACTCACCAAGCTGGAGATTGCAGTCGGAAATCCTACGCTGAAGCGGAAGTACTGTGGCACCTACGCGGTacagaggaaaaaaatggacgccaTAAATTGGAATAAAATCATGTACATCTCTCAGGAGGAGAAGGTAGGTTAGCAGACAGGAATGCGAAATCGGATTATGGGTTCACCTTTTTCGCACACTCTTTCCGGGCAGCTGATATACTTTGACCAGAAAACGTACAAACTACCTGAAGCGATACTGAATCTTTACGCCGACCGGGTACGGCATTTGGACCTGAGCCACAACAAACTGTCAGCATTCGATTCCCTCGAATTCTTCCCGTACCTTGAGGAGCTGGTTCTGGACAACAACTATCTTACGGATCTCGTCATCTTTCCCGCGCAGCTTAACCACGTAAAGTTGCTGTCGCTCAATAACAATAAGGTAAGCTAACCAAGTCGCAATGTGGCCACGGCATTCGCCAGCTCCGATCCGGCCAGGCGATCCGATAGAATGCAAATGCGAGATTGATTGGCGGACTGGGCGAAAGAcaaggcaaaaaaaatatgcTGAGCCTTGCCTTCCGATGGCGAAAGGCTATCGGGCTAACCACCAACTCTATAGATAATGGTAGTCTCTTCGGGAAAAGCGAGGCAAAGCCAGTTGGAGtgcttcgatcgatcattcgACGTTCTCTTCACAGCAAACGCAGCTAACTTCTCGCTCTTGCTTGCAGTTTAAAAATCTCGACCTTCTGCTCACGAAGCTTTCGCTTTGCTTCCCGAATCTTGAATACCTGAGCCTGTTGGGCAATCCCGCCTGTCCGTGCCATTTGCTGAACCTCAAGTACACCGAGTACGACTATCAAAAGTATCGGTAAGTGAGACTGTGGTGAAGGACGAACGCGAAGAACACGTTTTTGAAACGTTCCCGGTTCTCGGGCACAGGTTGTACATCATCCGGCACCTGCCCCAGCTGCGCATCTTGGACAGTCAGcgggtgaagaaaatggaacgagATTTCGTGCGCTGCCAGCTGGAGAATTACGGCGAAACGCTCGATCATGGCGGAAGTTCCCGTTCGCGACCGGTGGGACGCAAAACCAACGCCCTGAAGCACCTCTACACCGCCGTCAGTGCCGGATTGGGATTGCGCCGAAAAGTGCCACCAATCTACAGTCCGCTACCGGAAACGTTGCGCGAGGTAGGAGATCATCGTGGCGCATACGGTAGGTGCCGTTACCGGTACGTGGGCGCTCAGTCCGAAGGAAACCGATTCATACTCAACAACGATTTATGAATGACCACAAGGTGGTGCTTTATTCGTATCCTTTTACGTTTTTACgttagagagaaaaagaaaagaagaaagtggAATTCAACGCGAAGCAAGACAATGATCGATAGGCTtccttcggaacggaacgagggATACTAGTTTTTGCCCACGCCAGTCATCTCCTGGATGCTCTTGACAAGGAGTGCATTGTACTCTTTGTGGTTAACCGGTGTTGCGCTAACGGCCGTTGTCTTGTTGCGGGCTTGTTCGTTGAAGAATTCCACCTTGGTGCGGAGCTTGAACACAAATGACTTGAAACAGAACGAGGTAAAGAGTCGTGCCGCGTCTTCACTGTGGTGCTCGACCAGGGTGCCAATCTCTTGCGACGATTTGCCAAAAATCTCTTCCGCTAACTCCGTGAACACCGTTACGTTCCGGTTCGACGTCCAGTCTCCGATCAACATCTGCAGATTTTGTAAGACAAAGAAGAatatggtttgtttttgtgtcgtTTCTCATCCAGTACGCACTGGCGACCGTTTCAAACTTACGTTCACGAGCAGACGGTATTTGAAATTGGGAAACTCGGCGTTACACTTCTCGCACCGGTACTGCCCATTGTCCTGATCGATCACCTTTTTGTTGCACTCCGCCTCTGGGCACGCCTTGTACACGGCATTCTGCGACTTGATCGTATGGATCATCGCCTTCACCTGAAAGTAATCGGCCTTGTCTCCGGCGCCCAAACTGCGATCGCTAGCCTCTTGCATCGACAGCCACTCGGTATTGAATCCGGTTCCAGCCCCTGTCCTGGCGGAAATACTGGACACCGAAGCTTGGCGTCCTTCATTTTGAAACCAGCCTCGCACTTTAAATGCTTCCTCCATGTCCGGATTGAGCTTCATCACGCT encodes the following:
- the LOC131212812 gene encoding bifunctional purine biosynthesis protein ATIC isoform X2; the protein is MASGKLAFVSVSDKSGLVEFVNQLHNLGLKLVASGGTAKTIRDQGLPVRDVSTLTGAPEMLGGRVKTLHPAVHAAILARTTDSDQRDIRQQGYELAQVVVCNLYPFGLTISKPDVTIAEAVENIDIGGVTLLRAAAKNHHRVTVVCDPRDYGRVVDEIRKHGDTTEATRQVLALKAFTHTAEYDGLISDYFRKQYSAGTSQLNLRYGMNPHQKPAQLYSTLERLPLKVVNAAPGFINLCDALNGWQLVRELKRALGMPAATSFKHVSPAGAAVGVPLTLEQAKLCMVDDMLDSLTPLATAYARARGADRMSSFGDFVALSDTCDLATAKIIAREVSDGIIAPGYTEEALDVLRKKKNGSYCVLQIDPTYEPGPVERKTLFGLQLEQRRNDADIGKALFTNIVTTNKTLPEGALRDLIVATIALKYTQSNSVCYAKDGQVVGIGAGQQSRIHCTRLAGEKVDNWWLRQHPRVASMQFRKGVKRAEISNAIDNYVNGTVGKDMPVAQFEAMLEKIPAPLTQEDRERWARDLKGVSIGSDAFFPFRDNVDRAVLSGVSYIASPSGSTNDAGVIEACNEHGIVMVHTNLRLFHH
- the LOC131212812 gene encoding bifunctional purine biosynthesis protein ATIC isoform X1, translating into MRLGSIQWMLRCRTNVRIRNHPTDDRAKAVTSLRLDPKVKGLQRYHATAAMASGKLAFVSVSDKSGLVEFVNQLHNLGLKLVASGGTAKTIRDQGLPVRDVSTLTGAPEMLGGRVKTLHPAVHAAILARTTDSDQRDIRQQGYELAQVVVCNLYPFGLTISKPDVTIAEAVENIDIGGVTLLRAAAKNHHRVTVVCDPRDYGRVVDEIRKHGDTTEATRQVLALKAFTHTAEYDGLISDYFRKQYSAGTSQLNLRYGMNPHQKPAQLYSTLERLPLKVVNAAPGFINLCDALNGWQLVRELKRALGMPAATSFKHVSPAGAAVGVPLTLEQAKLCMVDDMLDSLTPLATAYARARGADRMSSFGDFVALSDTCDLATAKIIAREVSDGIIAPGYTEEALDVLRKKKNGSYCVLQIDPTYEPGPVERKTLFGLQLEQRRNDADIGKALFTNIVTTNKTLPEGALRDLIVATIALKYTQSNSVCYAKDGQVVGIGAGQQSRIHCTRLAGEKVDNWWLRQHPRVASMQFRKGVKRAEISNAIDNYVNGTVGKDMPVAQFEAMLEKIPAPLTQEDRERWARDLKGVSIGSDAFFPFRDNVDRAVLSGVSYIASPSGSTNDAGVIEACNEHGIVMVHTNLRLFHH
- the LOC131208540 gene encoding leucine-rich melanocyte differentiation-associated protein-like, translated to MLLTKLEIAVGNPTLKRKYCGTYAVQRKKMDAINWNKIMYISQEEKLIYFDQKTYKLPEAILNLYADRVRHLDLSHNKLSAFDSLEFFPYLEELVLDNNYLTDLVIFPAQLNHVKLLSLNNNKFKNLDLLLTKLSLCFPNLEYLSLLGNPACPCHLLNLKYTEYDYQKYRLYIIRHLPQLRILDSQRVKKMERDFVRCQLENYGETLDHGGSSRSRPVGRKTNALKHLYTAVSAGLGLRRKVPPIYSPLPETLREVGDHRGAYGRCRYRYVGAQSEGNRFILNNDL